One segment of Neoarius graeffei isolate fNeoGra1 chromosome 20, fNeoGra1.pri, whole genome shotgun sequence DNA contains the following:
- the ccdc43 gene encoding coiled-coil domain-containing protein 43 isoform X1 — protein sequence MAAPEFSAGEFEKWLNERLDGFGADREVYGAYILGVLQEEENDEEKSDALNSILAAFVDEDALEEVCQQILKQWTDCCSRTAAASNQPEDEVQAIASLIEKQAQIVVKQKEVSEEAKKRKEALLAQYANITDEEDEGENEQEATGAAAIPSNNSLFKNTNVEDVMNRRRQQREQAKEDAQKKKEQDKMQREKDKLSKQERKDREKKRTQKGERKR from the exons ATGGCGGCGCCCGAGTTCTCGGCCGGGGAGTTTGAAAAGTGGCTGAATGAGCGGCTGGATGGCTTCGGGGCGGACCGGGAGGTTTACGGCGCTTACATTCTCGGTGTGCTGCAGGAGGAAGAGAACGACGAGGAGAAGAGCGACGCGCTGAACAGCATCCTGGCCGCTTTTGTG GATGAAGACGCACTCGAGGAGGTTTGTCAGCAGATCCTGAAACAGTGGACCGACTGCTGCTCTCGAACCGCAGCCGCCAGCAATCAGCCAGAGG ATGAGGTTCAGGCCATCGCCAGTCTGATTGAGAAGCAGGCTCAGATTGTGGTCAAGCAGAAGGAGGTGTCTGAGGAGGCCAAGAAGAGGAAAGAGGCGCTGCTGGCGCAGTACGCGAACATCACGGATGAGGAAGA TGAAGGAGAAAACGAACAGGAAGCGACAGGAGCTGCGGCAATCCCCAGCAACAACT CTTTGTTTAAGAACACCAACGTGGAGGATGTGATGAACCGGCGCCGGCAGCAGCGTGAGCAGGCCAAGGAGGACGCACAGAAGAAGAAGGAGCAGGACAAGATGCAGCGTGAGAAGGACAAGCTCTCCAAGCAGGAGCGTAAAGACCGGGAGAAGAAGCGCACACAGAAGGGCGAGCGCAAGAGATAG
- the ccdc43 gene encoding coiled-coil domain-containing protein 43 isoform X2: MAAPEFSAGEFEKWLNERLDGFGADREVYGAYILGVLQEEENDEEKSDALNSILAAFVDEDALEEVCQQILKQWTDCCSRTAAASNQPEDEVQAIASLIEKQAQIVVKQKEVSEEAKKRKEALLAQYANITDEEDEGENEQEATGAAAIPSNNCILFLLLQSDFFFLLPSFSVQTQS, translated from the exons ATGGCGGCGCCCGAGTTCTCGGCCGGGGAGTTTGAAAAGTGGCTGAATGAGCGGCTGGATGGCTTCGGGGCGGACCGGGAGGTTTACGGCGCTTACATTCTCGGTGTGCTGCAGGAGGAAGAGAACGACGAGGAGAAGAGCGACGCGCTGAACAGCATCCTGGCCGCTTTTGTG GATGAAGACGCACTCGAGGAGGTTTGTCAGCAGATCCTGAAACAGTGGACCGACTGCTGCTCTCGAACCGCAGCCGCCAGCAATCAGCCAGAGG ATGAGGTTCAGGCCATCGCCAGTCTGATTGAGAAGCAGGCTCAGATTGTGGTCAAGCAGAAGGAGGTGTCTGAGGAGGCCAAGAAGAGGAAAGAGGCGCTGCTGGCGCAGTACGCGAACATCACGGATGAGGAAGA TGAAGGAGAAAACGAACAGGAAGCGACAGGAGCTGCGGCAATCCCCAGCAACAACTGTATCCTTTTCTTGCTCTtgcaatctgattttttttttcttcttccttcttTCTCTGTACAGACACAGAGCTAG